One part of the Phaenicophaeus curvirostris isolate KB17595 chromosome 2, BPBGC_Pcur_1.0, whole genome shotgun sequence genome encodes these proteins:
- the PTRHD1 gene encoding putative peptidyl-tRNA hydrolase PTRHD1: MAAAALVQYVVLRGDLSRPPLAWPLGAVVAQGCHAALAASHAHAEHPDTRAYLRMGGAMRTVVLEAPDEAALRALAETLTQHSIDHTLWMEQPENVPTCLALRPYPKDQVHQHLKKFKLLK; the protein is encoded by the exons atggcggcggcggcgctggtTCAGTACGTGGTGCTGCGGGGGGACCTGTCGCGGCCGCCGCTGGCGTGGCCGCTGGGCGCGGTGGTGGCTCAGGGCTGCCACGCTGCCCTGGCCGCCTCCCACGCGCACGCCGAGCACCCGGACACCCGCGCCTACCTGCGGATGGGCGGCGCCATGCGCACCGTGGTGCTGGAG GCTCCAGATGAGGCTGCGCTGAGAGCACTGGCAGAGACCCTGACTCAGCACAGCATTGATCACACTCTGTGGATGGAGCAGCCGGAGAACGTGCCCACCTGCCTGGCACTCCGGCCGTACCCAAAGGACCAAGTGCACCAACACCTGAAGAAGTTCAAGCTGCTCAAGTGA